TCTTCGGACCGTGCGGGTGTTGCAGTGTCGTCTCGTCTGAAGTTGAAGTCGAAGTTGTCAAGTGCCAAGTATTGCCGAAGACTTTGTTTCGTAGTGACAAACAGGGTTAGGCCGTAGAGCTACGTCTCAGAAATACATATGGCCCCGCCAACCTCGGACGGACGATCGCCTGGGGATGAGATTGAGAATGATGTGATTGCTGATGTCTTCGAGTCAGAttttggtgaagaagagaaggattACCCGCTTGGATGGGTAAATCAGTTTCGATCTCGGGCTTCTAGAACATTGTTTGAGCAGCGGCGGCTTGCGTGATTCTTCATGATCTCCTTCTGAGCGTCTCGGATTTGTAccagcacacacacatgtCTCGACTCTTTTGCTTCAGTGCGTTGGCTAAATAGAAGGTTGTTCAGCTGTGTCCAACTCGAGAGAATCGACAAGAAGGATGCGGCGGACAATGGTAGCGAGCTTCCTCcggtgatgacgatggccCCTCGAATATCGGATAATGTCTCCAGAGAACAACTCACTCTGGTCTCCAtttttggagttgaggaTTTCTCTTGGCCGTAGCCACCGATGCGTCACGTTTGGGTCGTCATCCTAGTGGCATATCGCAGACCTTATCGCAAGATGATCACAGCGGGCTGGGCTGTTTTCATGCTCAATTGAGCATATGAGGCGTGGTAACCGTCATTGGGTGGTCGGACAGAAAAtgacaaagaaaaaagcttTCTCGGATGCTCCCGCCGAATGTTGGGCAATTGCCGAGCCCGCCAGCACACAGTTGCTTGAGTGACGACTGGTGGACCGCTCCTAACACTGGCGGTCAAAAAGGATAGTGTAGGTGGCTTACCTAATACAAACTCAACGCTGCAGTCCCTCACTGTGGTAGGCTGGTGTGCTTCTCCCGTGCCCGTCTTCAGCAAAACGGCCTCCGCTGGCGGGGTAAATTGGAATGAGTGAAAGGCCCAGAAACCTATCGTCGTCGGCACCTGGAACCACCGAACAACTTCTTTTCGCgcgcccctcccccatcaacaacaacaacaccaacaacaacacaacactCGCCCTAACATCGGCATCGTCTCTCCCTAATAAATCCCCTCACATCACCGAACCAGacacacaacagcaacctaCACATCATGTCCTGGCAAGGTACGTCGTTCTGTTTTAACCCGCGCGGAAGCAAAGCTTGGGAAACAACCCCACCTTGGGATATTCAGGAGTCGGTTTAGCTAACCttaccaccacaacaacagcttATGTTGACTCGAGGTACGAGCCACTACTTCCCCATCCTGAACATAGATACCCATAGAATCCCTGCTATTACCACAGTAATCTAACATTTCTCTCCCCCCCGCCAGCCTCGTCGGCTCCGGCCACATCGACAAAGCCGCCATCGTCAGCGCCGCCGGCGACAGCACTTGGGCCGCGACCCCGGCTTCACCGTACGTTCCCCCTATTCCGACATCAACATGAACAACCccttttcccatccccccctcccccttttacacaccgctcctcctcctcctccatcaccgcctcaCCCCtgccaccacaccatccccaccccgAAAACCATCCCCCATTCTAACTCTCATGCCCAGGTCTCTCCCTCAGAAAtaacctccatcatctccatcctcaacgaAACCGACAAGTCCAACGGCCCCGCTGCCACCAAGGCCTTCGCCGAGGGCATCCACGTCGGCGGAGAGCGCTACGTTGCCACCCGCAACGAGGACCGCCACGTCTACGGCCGCCAGGGGAGGACGGGCATCTGCATCGTCAAGACCAAACAGGCCATCCTCGTCGGCCACTACGGCGAGAACGCCCAGGCCGGCAACGCCACCCAGACGGTCGAGGCGCTGGCTGATTACCTGATTGGTCTTGGTTATTAAGTGCGGGAAAGACTGGTGGTGTACGAAAGCGGCGGTAGGTTGTTTAAAGAGAGGGGGGTTTATGACAATtcatgagaagaagatggttgattagagatggtggtggtgggatgaggaatgagggaaagagaaagaagacaccccttttttttttgttgaatCTCTCAAATGAATGTGCACAACTGGCTGGTTCGAGATGATTATATCGCTGTTGTTGATTGTGTTGGTGTAGCTGgtgctgcggtggtggtgctggtggtgctggtggtgctggtggtgctggttgtcgATGCTTGTTACCTTTTGCAACCCCCTACTTAGCTAGGTCTATGTTCCCTATCACAACTGAGAAGCTGATATCTCCTTTCCTGCTTCTCGCATCACTTGCAACGATTTGGAAACATATCAATGTGCTGAAAACACAAAGCGCGCCTGAGCCTCGTTGAATTCCTCATCTATAATACTCTTCTTATCCCTGTCCCATAAAGGGCCATGTTCATACTCCGTACAATCATAGTCGTACACAAGACAAaccgctccttcctcctccatcaatATTATCTATAACAGGGGAatatttctctttttctcccAACgcctttccaccaccaccattaaAACATCGCTATACCCCCTTTACTTTTCTCAACCCATTGATGGTACAGAGAGCTAGGTAACCTGTCCAATCTTCGCTTGTTCCCATTACCACATGTTATACTCGTCGTCATGACAGTCatatccctcctctcccggaagaagaaaaaaaacccaaacctCACCatattaaaaaataaaaataaaaagttGTACTTACTCATCCCTACCAACGTTTACACAACAagcccccctcttcacccaccCAGTGTATTTTTTAGGATTCCTCGAAAACgcctccaacaactcccgcctcttctccatcttcctcttctccttttcaaTCTCCCGACAAGtcaactccatctccctccgcAGTACCAATTGTCTAAACCGCTCCTTGGCACACGCCTCcaccctctgcctctcctgTTCAGCAATCCAGTCCTCATagatcttcctcgccatctccaccccccgttccctcttttccttctccatTTGTTCCACCACAggcttcatcctcatccacgtcttcctccacttcctccccgcctttCTCACATCCCCTACATCAAGCGgatcttttcttttcaccaCCTTGTCGTCCACCAGCTTGTCGTCCACCAGCTTGTCGTCCACCAGCTTGTCGTCCACCAGCTTGtcgtccaccacctcaaaatGATCATCCTCCATTTTCTGTTGCCTCCTACCCCGTCGCTTAAACACCTGTAGGAACCCCATCACCTAAACAGGCAACTCAGcattcctcctcgcccccaaGCCCGTCCTGTCAACCAACATGCCCACATACGGCCCAACAACGGGAATATTCCTCGCAAACCCGAGAATCGTCCCCAAAAAGTCCCCAAACAAGATTAAAATCCCGTACAGCTCGATAAGAAAACCGATCAGAGGCCACCGGAGGAAAATCAACGTCAGGCCTGAAAAGAAGGCGAGAGTTCCTTGGATTTTCTGTCGGCGGGCGAAAAATACGGCTGTTTTGGCAGGGCCGATGATGATTGTTAGGCCGATCAGGAAGAGGATCTGGGGGCAAAGGGTTAGTGAGTGGTGGTGCGaaaggggagaggaagaagaaacgTACATTGCCCATTGCGAGCATGGCTCTgtcgaagaagaggagtaCACCCCCTATGAGAAAGAAGCCGCCGCCTGAGCAGAAGGCCACTCCGACCTCTGAGGAGGTTTGTTAGTTACTACCTTGAagggtggatgggatgtgaggagggggaggggggaacgTACTCTGCGAGTCTGATAACCACATCATCTTCTTGTCTCAACAACGTCTCTGCTTAATGATTGCACCAGCCAAGAGAGCTGTCCAGCAAGCCACCACAGAATCGTGATGATGTGTCCCTAGCACCACGATGTGTTCCTCCGAACACGGTCTCCGAATTGCCTCCCCCACACCTTGTGAGAGACTGCTCGGTCTGCTTTTTTGTTGACGTTTGTATCGTGCGTAGGAAGAATCCCGTTGGGTCGAGCAGAAAGTATGACAGGTGCTGCGGTTTCCTAATCCCGGCGGTGCTATCGTGGCGGTGTTCGGGGTGAATTTTGAGAAGGGCACAGTCGTTGTCCAGACGATGGTCGGCGAtcgttggtggtgtgaaGCCTTGAATCAAAGTATCGTTTTAGTCGGGCGAAAAGGGTAAGGTAAGTAATATCTGTCCTGCCGAGAAGAGGAAACAaaaagctgctgctgcctaGCTCGCAATAGGTAAAATTGTGTTACAGATGATTTGTCGTGGTGTGTAAAGTATCAAGAGTTCAAAGACACGAAAGCAGTTGGATGATGGATAAGCTGCAACAGCAAGCGCAACGCAACAGCTTGCGACAGGAAGGGACAACGCCAAGAGGGACATTTCTTCAGGGGTTCTCTCACAGACGGAAAGGGGGCCTAAGCATTTCTTTCTCGTTGCGGCAGGCAGGGCCCTGGTTTGAAAGATGGAAATATGATTGGCTGATGACAGGACTCCACTCTTAGGAGCTTTTCTTGAATTTTTGGAGAAAGTCAAAATCATCTTTCTTGCATCGAAGAAACATCTGAGGATGGACCAAGCTGGTTGAGCAATGAGCAGCAACAAATACCCAAAGCCGCCAGGATGATGTATTCTTGGGAAAAAAGACTGCCAGTACTGACAGACCTGTCAGCTCTTATTCCAATGGCCAAGGTCAATGACGGTAGGTATATATATCTCGCCTTTCTCTCATGTCCCCCTCAACACAAAAACACTTGCCGCGACGGCTCCCATCGCTCATCGTTGGGAGCACCCCGAGTTTGGTAATCCCGATCCTTACCCGGAAGTCTGTCGATATTCAGGCAGAGAGCAACTGATCACGATTAAGCCGGGGCGTCAACTTGATACTC
This window of the Podospora pseudoanserina strain CBS 124.78 chromosome 3, whole genome shotgun sequence genome carries:
- the PFY1 gene encoding profilin, required for normal timing of actin polymerization in response to thermal stress (EggNog:ENOG503P5G2; COG:Z) codes for the protein MSWQASSAPATSTKPPSSAPPATALGPRPRLHQITSIISILNETDKSNGPAATKAFAEGIHVGGERYVATRNEDRHVYGRQGRTGICIVKTKQAILVGHYGENAQAGNATQTVEALADYLIGLGY
- the GOT1 gene encoding Golgi Transport (EggNog:ENOG503P422; COG:P), which gives rise to MWLSDSQKVGVAFCSGGGFFLIGGVLLFFDRAMLAMGNILFLIGLTIIIGPAKTAVFFARRQKIQGTLAFFSGLTLIFLRWPLIGFLIELYGILILFGDFLGTILGFARNIPVVGPYVGMLVDRTGLGARRNAELPV